The nucleotide sequence GTCGTCCGGGTCGTTGATGCGCAATCTTATCGGCATATCGGCAGCAGCGCGATGGGACGTATCGAAGCAGAGCAGCCGAATGTGCAGGACCTGCCCGGGTTGATAGATCGGCTTGTCCGTCTGGATGCTTATTTCGATATGACGGTCGATTTCCCTGCTCACATCGACAGTCTGCAGAAAATCTCCAAGCCGGCCGCGAATCTCGAAATCAAGTTCGCTGTCATCGTATTTTTGGAGGGGCTGAAATTCGAGATCGGCGAGACCATTAATGTCACTGACGGCATGAAGAGTAATTGGAGACGGATCGAGATTGAGAGAGGCCTGCAATGCGACGCCGGCGACCGGCTTTCCGGAAACCGGATGCACCGCCGTCACCAGGACATGCAACGGATCTCCCAGCCTCGCCAGCGGGCCCAACACGGCCCGTAATTCGAAGACATGCGCTGCAATGTGGGCCAGCGACAGGGTGCCGGCAGTCTCGCCGCCGTCGGTAAGGAGATGATAGCGCAGCCGATACCACATGGGCTCGTTTCCGGTTTTGGACGGAATCGGAAATGGAATTGTTGATTCACTCCTTCCCGGCGGCACAGAAATTGAACGCTCGAGCGAGGAATCCGACTCGTCTTTTTCGTTCACCCATTCGAGTCGAATGCCCGCAGTTACCGGATTGGGAGAAGGATTTTCAAGCGCAAGTGCCAGCGCAGACTGGTCATTCTCGAGTATCACTCTGGTGGCATGTTCGTCGACGCGTAAGCCGACCGGCGATTGCAGCAGCGAACAGGATGAGAGCAACGAAATAAAGAAGACACCCAACATTTGGCCTCCACACCAGGCAACCGGCCATCGGAAGATCAGTAATTTGCTTTCCCTGATATGGGCAAATTAGCACCGGTCGCGGAGGAAATCAAAACCATCTCGAATAAGGCAAAGTGCTTCATCCCATCCACGACCTGTTTCGACAGCGCATCTATGGCATCGCCTGCGGCTATGCCGACTGCAACGACGCTGCCCGTCTTGCCAACGATCCCGTTCAGAAACTCCTTCTGGATCGTGATCCGATCAGATGAGAATCATGGCGATGCTGAAAGCCAGTTTCGCGAAAACCAAGATCCGGATTTGTCTTGACGGCGGGTTTGCCAACCCCGAGCTTCTCGACTACCTCGAAATGGAAGAGGTCGAATACGTTCTCGGGATGGCGAGCAACGCCAGGCTGCTCAAGCGCGCTCGCAGGCTGATGGGGAAGGCGCGCATAAAATCCCGTACCACCGGAGCGACCGAAGATGTCTTCGGTGACACCCTCTACGCAGCCAAGAAATGGTCTCATCGCCGGCGGATCATCATCAAAGCCGAGGTAGCCCGGGAAGACGGACGCAAGCCCAGGGATAATCCTCGATTCGTTATTCAGATCAGAAAAAGCTTTTTGGCCTCGCTTATGCCCATTCATGAATTAATCGGGCTAACGCAAACCCTGTTGAGCCGAGTTGCCTTTCGACCGGAACAGAGCACAAATCCCGCACTCTCCAATGTCAATTTGTTTATAATCGGATTCGCGCGCTTCAAAAGATGGCGAAAGCTGGAAACAATCCTCAAATTTGATCTTGGGGCAGGGAGAGGACGAGATGCACCTGATGGATCAGAGGATTCTCGGTATCGCTATTCTCCTTCTCTTGGGCATGGTGGTCATTGCCAAGCGAGCGGCCTCCGGGTCTGTCTTGGACAAACCAAAAGGGAGCCTCCTGATCCAGCTCGTCAACATCTTCAACCTCTTCTTCTTGTTGATTGTCAATCCGGCCGCCGCTGTGCTGCTGATCTTCCGCCGACTAGAGGCGATCGATCCCACCCGTATTTTGATTGACGCGCCTTCATCATTGGTTGCTCTGGAACTGGCAGGGTCGGTTTTTTATGTGACGGGATTTCTCCTCATGGCGTGGGCACTCCTCAGCCTGGGGCGCAATTACCAGTTGGGGGGAACCGCCCCGCGAGACACCGATGAAATGATCATCGCCGGGCCATACCGAATGATCAGACACCCGATGTACGCCGCGGCGTTGAGTATCTCATTCGGGCTTACCTGCCTGGTTCAATCGTTTGCTTTCCTTTCGGTGTTTTGCATTTATCTCGTGTTGATTTTCCTGATGATTCCATTGGAGGAAGAGGGCTTGCAGCAGGCATATCGCGAGAAGTTTGTCGCCTATAAGCAAAGTACAGCAAGACTATTTCCATTTGTTTATTGATTCAGGCTGATAAGAGGACGCCGGGAGGATTGCCCATGAAAGTCTTGACGGTGTATGCCCATCCGAATCAAAAGTCATTTTGCGGTGCCATTCTCGAGAAATTCACCCAGGGATTGCAGGCGGCAGGCCACACAAGCGAGGTCGTCGACCTGTATGCGATCCGATTTGACCCGGTTTTCCGCACGGCGGACTTTGCCAGTTACATCAATGAGGGCATTCCGAAGGAAGTGCTCGAACGGATGAATCTAAAGAAATATGTTCTGGACAATGCGGGTGGGCCGCTAAAGAGGTTTCTTGCCTCGGCATGGTTGCGTGGCAAGGATGACACGGCCATAGCAAAATTCATTCACGAGCACAGGCCCAAGGATGTTGTCGAACAGTGGGAAAAGGTACGGCAAGCGCAAGGCCTCGTGTTTATCGCGCCTGTATTTTGGCTTGCTTTCCCCGCAATCCTCAAGGGCTGGTTCGAGCGGGTCTTTTCTTACGGTAATGCTTACGCCCTGACCCCTGAGGGCTGGGACGGCCATGCAAAGGGCCGAGTGCCGTTGCTTCCCCACGAAAAAGCCCTGGTCATCAGCACGAAGCACTTTGGAGAGGAGGATTACAAGGTCTACTGGGAACTGCCGATGTCCCGAGTCATTGACGACTGGGGATTGCGATACCCAGGTGTAAAGCGGGTAGAACATGCCTATTTCTACGGCGTGTCCTGGGTGGATGACTGCACCAGACAGAGTTATCTCGAACGAGCCTACAAATTGGGTAAGAACTTTGCCGAGTCTTGATGGAGGCGCTCATGGCCATAGTCTCAGCAGAGACGTCCAATGCACACGAAAGCCGCTGGACCTCTGGCCCGGCGCTCGTACTTTACGTCGCCGCAGCTGCGCTTGCCCTGCAACTGCTGACCGCCTTTCGCTACGGCATCTTTCGCGACGAACTCTACTACCTCGCCTGCGCTGAACACCTCGACTGGGGATATGTTGACCATCCGCCGCTCACGCCCCTTCTCGCGTTCCTAGAACGTCACATCGGTGGAGAATCGCTGCTCTCAATCCGTTTTCTGCCGGCCGCAGCCTTTGCCGTTACCGTGTGGCTTGCCGGGCTTATTGCACGTCAGCTTGGCGGCGGACGGTTCGCTCAGTTGATTGCTGTACTGGCGATTCTGCTCGCCCCGACATATCTGCTGTTTTTTCACCTGATGACAGTCAACGCATTCGAGCCACCCCTTTGGATGGCGGCGGCCTACATTGTGATACGAGTGATCCAAACGGGGAATCAGAAGCTCTGGTTGTGGTTCGGCCTCATTGCCGGCATCGGCATCGAGAACAAGTATGGCATGCTCTTTTTCGGTTGCGGCATAGCCGTTGGGCTGTTGCTGACGCGCACGCGCAGTGCTTTCCGTCGACCGTGGATCTGGGCGGGTTGTGCAATCGCCCTGGCGATATGGCTGCCAAACCTCGTCTGGGAATTCCGCCGCCACTGGCCCTTCTGGAACTCATGCACAATGTTCGCGCCAGCGGACGTGATGTGCAGTTGGGCCCCGTGGCTTTCTTTGCTCAGCAAGCGTTTTTCCTGCTACCAGTCAGTCTGCCGATTTGGCTCGCAGGGCTGTGGTGGTTCTTCTTCGGACGCGAGCGAGGATCAGGCATTCGGGGCCGTTACGCCGCACTCGGCTGGACGTTTGTTGCCGTATACCTGCTGTTCTACTTTCTGCACGGAAAGGTTTACTATCTGACGCCGATCTATCCCATGCTGTTCGCCGCCGGCGGCGTCGCCCTGGAGAGATGGCTCGCTTACCGCGCACCGGTTGGTTGAAGCCTGCGTACCTGGCCGTGCTGGTCGCTTTTGGAGTACTGTTTGTACCGCTCACCCTGCCGGTGCTTACTCCCGAGGGTTTCATCGCCTACGTGAAAGCGTTACACATTCCCATGCCGGAAGTTGAGCACCAACGGATGGGCCCGCTGGGTCAGCAGGTTTACGCCGACATGTTCGGTTGGGAGGACATCACTCGTGAGACGGCGCGTGCCTACTACAGCTTGCCGGACGACGTGCGTGCCAAGACCGCCATTACGGCCGCGTCGTTCGGCGAGGCCGGAGCCGTCGACTTTTTCGGCCCGAAATACGGATTGCCCAAAGCAATCAGCGGTCACCAGACATACTGGTACTGGGGTCCACGCCAGTTTACCGGCGAGAGCGCCCTCATGCTCGGCGAAAGGCCGCAAAGGGTGCGCGAGCTCTGCGAGAATCCCGTGGTCGTCGGCCACGTCGGCCATCAGTATGCACGGGGAGACGAAAACTTCGACATCTACTGGTGCCGCCCCATGCGCCTCAACCTGCAAAAGGGCTGGCCGCTCGCAAAGCACTGGGATTAGCCGTCGCACCCGTTTAGCCCATTGAATCTCGCCAAGGGAGTGATGAGTGCCTGGGAAAAGATCTCAGGCCATTCGCCGGACGGATCTGGTTGGATAGGGATCACCAGGTCTGCCTGCAATCGATGCCCACCGGCAGTTGGTAAGCACTCCCGCCCGCCCACTGCTTGGTTGAGCCTGTCCTGTCAGTCTTCTGAATCCCGCCCCACTTTGCGGCGAGTGCGAGCGAGTGGGACGGCTCACGGCCACAGCGGTCGTGGACCACATTGTTCCTCACAAGGGCGATTCCAGACTTTTTGGGGATGAGTCGAATTGGCAGGCGCTTTGAAGGCGCTGCCACAACCGGAATACGGCTACGACCGATGGACGGTGGGGATGGATGCGCGATCTCACTCAGGCCAGGGGGAGGGGGGGCCAATTCTCTGGGCCAAAGCGCCGTAGACCGGGCGCGCGGGGATTTTTTTGTGCCGTCAAAATGAATAGGGGGGAGGGGTAGAATTGCTAAAACCCAGTAAAAATGCGGCTTCCGTGGTGGTTAGGGAGCGAATTTAGCCCTTCCAGAGGCCTCCAAAACCCCTCCGGAAGGCTCCAAAATGCCTCCAAATGGGTTCGAAAACAGCAACCGGGCCGGCCTCCGCGTCGAAAATGCTAGAAATCTGCCAGGGATCAAGCAGATGACCATGAAAATTATCCTGATTTTATGGACTTTCCTTCGAAAATAGCTCCACCGAGGTGATCCGATCCGGCGCTTTCGCCGGCAGTCTCGCCAGCGGCAGGGACATCCTGGCTTTGGTCGATCATGACCGAACGCGGATCCTCGCGCGGACGCGTAGCGGCAGTCTCAAGCTGACCGAAGACAGCAACGGACTGCAATTTGAATTATCCGTCCCTGCCACGCAGCCCGGCCGGGACGTGCTGGCGCTGGCCGAACGCGGCGACCTGGGCGGCATGAGTTTCGCGTTTACCGTGCCGAGGAACGGCGAACGCTGGACCGGCCGCAAGCGGGAGCTGCTGGCCGTGGACCTGCACGAAATCAGCGTTGTGTCCGCGTGGCCGGCATACGAAGGGACTATCGTGGTCCCGCGATCAGCAACGCCGCGGCTGAACGTGGCATCCCGTTACCTGGAGACAATCTGATGAAACTGCTGAAACGCATTGCAAACCTTCTGGACCCGGAACGGCGCAGCATGTCGAGCCGGGATCCCGTGCTTGCGCGAGCGCTGGGCAGCCTGGACATGGGTGGATACCTTGTCAATCCGAGGACTGCCGAGAACCTGTCAACGGTTTTGGCTTGCGTGGGCGCGATCAGCTCTGGAATCGCATCCCTGCCGGCCTACGTCTATCGCAACGTCGCGAACGGCAGGGAGTTGGACGATAACCATGCTATCGCGCGTCTGATTGCTTCTGGACCGAACCAGCATCAAACGTGGGCCGACTGGTGCGAATGGACAATGGCGAGCGTCCTGCTGCGTGGCAATGCTCTTTCGGAGATTGTCACGGACGGCGCCGGCGCTGTCGTGGGCCTGCGGCCGGTTCCGTGGGAGTGGGTCGCAGTCCAGCTCCTGCCAAACGGCCGTCTGGTGTACGACGTATCGGAAGTAACCAGCATCTACGGCGGTACCGGAGGAACGCGGCGAGTGCTCCAGGATGAGGTGTTCCATTTACGGGACCGCACAGACGATGGCCTGATCGGTCGCAGCCGACTGCAACGCGCTGCGGCCGTGGTCCAGGCAGGACTCAGCATCCAGACCTTTGCCAATTCCCTGTACGAGAATGGCGCGAATCCAAGCGGAGTGCTGGAAATCGCGGGCAAGCTGTCGCAGGAAGACTTCCAATATCTCGTGCAACGATTCCGGGATGTCTATTCGGGACCGCAACACGCGGCGAAGGTCATGGTTTTGGACCAGGGACTTACGTGGAAGCAAGTGTCCGTCAGTCCGGAGGACGCCGAATTCCTTGCTTCCAGGCAATTCACTGTTGAAGAGCTGGCCAGGCTGTTCAACGTCCCACCACCGATCATTGGTGATTTGCAGTACGGGACGTTCAGCAACGTCGAAACCCTACTGCGTTGGTTTGCACAGAACACGCTGTCTCCCTGGATTCGCAAAATGGAAGCGGAATTCACTCGCAGCGTGTTTGGCGCGTCCAGAACGCATCGGCTGGAAATCGACCTTTCCGGCCTGATGCGCGGCGATCCGGCGCAACGCTGGGCGGCATGGGAAATCGCAGTTAGGAATAACATTCTGACCGCTGATGAAGTAAGGCAGGAGGAAGGCTGGAATCCACAGTCAGTGCAGACGGTTGATTAGTATGCGTACAGGCCACTCTACGCTCCGAACGTGATTTCGCCGCGCGTGGCATGCTCGGAACTTGTACCTCCGTTTGGTGTCAATCCATTAGAATAGAAGCTCGCAAAGGAACGCTCGATGAAAATCAAGTACTCTCTCGTTTCTATTTCACTAATTTGCGGATTTCTGTCTTATGTTCTGACTCATTCAAAAGCATCTGTGATTGAGTCAGGCATCCACTTCGACAACATCGACGCTTGCTGCGGCGTAACACCTAAAAGCCATAGATCCTTAATGCCGGGTGGACCGGCGCCCTGGGATCAAAAACAAATAAGTCTCCCGCCCATCCATCTTGTAGGTGCGTTTGGCGGTCCGGGCAGGTCAGAAATTGTTGTACGACAAATAATAGGGCCGGACAAGGGAATCAACTATGTGACTCGTGATCATGGTAACTCATGGACGCGAGCTGGCTGGGATCAGATCGGCACGGTGTATCATTTTCGTGCATCTCCAATCGGTTGGACCAACTGCATCATAGCCCGCGCGGATTCACGGATTATCTGTGAAATTGCAAAAGGCCCTCATGATGCGGATTTCTGCATTTCCCTTGACCGAGGTAAAACCTGGAGCACTGTTCATCCAAAGTTGCAGGGAGGTGGACACCTTGGAAAGTGCAAGATCTTTGACACCGGCTTACGTGACCCTTCTCGCGTCTATGCGGAAATTTCCGCGCCGGACAATTACGGAATAGCCGAATCAAGCGATTACGGTTCCAACTTCAAACTTTTGCCCTACAGACAATTTGAGAGTCGGGCCAATCCGGCTATCATTTTCAGGATCTCTGAAAGGCCCAATGATCGGGGACTTTTTTTATCGCAAGACTCCCGATCTATCGGGGTACGGTTAGACGGGATGAAATCGTTTTTCGAAGGGCTGTTTCAGGATCTTTCACGTCCTGGAGAGGTTCGAACATGGCAGACGAAGAAGTCAGAGGACGAGTTGCCTTACTATGACCGAATCCAGGAAATCGAGACAGACCCTCTTGACGAGAGGATCTTCTATGCGTTCCATCAATTCAGAGGCATTGCTAGGACTGCCGATGGCGGCAAGACTGCTTCTCTCCTTCCATTAGCTCTCGACAAATACTTGGAGGTCGAATCATTCGCAGTGGATCCTGCAGATGGCAAATACCTATATGCCATACTGACCTCTCGGACCTTTTATCGATCAACAGATTACGGTTGCACCTGGAAACCGCTCAGGTTTCCATGATATCTCTGCTACCTATGTGCTACCTTTTGGCTCTTTTGGAGATTTGCCGATTCTGTAAGTCTTTTGTTTTCTGGTGGGCCCAGCAGGACTTGAACCTGCGACCCGCTGATTATGAGTCGGTAAATTCCGTACTTTCTGCACTTTCCAGCAACCACGAGAAACAACATTTCATCCAGGCATAATGCTGGATAAACCTTTGATTCCTTTGTAGAATAAGGACTCGTGAGCGTTCTCATTGTTTCATTGCGTTATAGGAACTTTGTTTCTTGAAGTTAACGACAGTTGGAACCCCGGTGGAACCCCAGAAAGTTGCAGGTCGAAAACTAAGGACCTCCTGATTCGCGAGATAAAGGGGAAGAAATGCCAATAATCAACTTCACGGTGAGAAAATTGGACAGCCTCAAGCCGCAGGCGACCCGTGTCGACTATTATGATGCTTCCCTGCCCGGATTTGTATTACGCGTGACCCCCAGCGGCGAAAAGGTCTTCTCGGTGCTGTATCGCATTGGGGGTTACAGAAGGCGCTATACGCTTGGAGGATTCCCCGTGCTGCAGCTCGTTGACGCGCGTGAGCGGGCAAGGGATGCCCTGGAACTTGTGCGGCGCGGCATCGATCCAGTCGAGGAGCAGAAACGACGCGAGGAAGCGGAGGTCGCGCGTCGCGTAGAAGGGTTCACCTTCGAGTTTTTGGCGAAGAAATTCCTGGGAGAACACGTGAAAAAACTGCGCTCGGCGCGAGAGGTCAGGAGGTCTTTCGACCGGTACCTCCTGCCCCAGTTTGGAAAAACCAAAGCCAGGGAGTTAAAAAGGTCGGCGGTGCGCGACTATCTGGACAACATGGCGAAGACAAGACCTGTGATGGCAAACAGGTGCTTGGCCTATGTACGCAAGATGTACAACTGGGCCCTGTCAAAAGACCTCGTGGAAGTCAGCCCAGTCTCCGGAATACCGCGCCCTGGAGCTGAGCGGAAGCGGGACCGCGTCCTGTCGGAAGCTGAAATCAAGGCGATCTGGAAAGCGCTCGACAAAGAGCGGCTAATCCCGGCCGCCGCATTCCGGCTCCGTCTGCTGACGGCTCAGCGAGGGGGCGAAGTGCACTCCATGCGTTGGAGGGATATCGACGGTGACTGGTGGATTATTCCGACGGAGTTTTCCAAAAACAAGCTGAGTCACCGAGTCCCGCTTTCGCCGCAGGCACAGAAGATCATTGATCAAGTCCAGTCGGCCACGGACTTGCAGGATGCGAAAGCTGGACGGCCTCGCAGCGAATGGGTATTTCCAAACCCGGCAAACAGGGCTGAGCACGTCGGAGAAATGCAGAAACTAGTGCAACGGGTCCGCCGGGCCTCAGAAGTGTCCTTCCGGGCACATGATTTCAGACGTACGGCGGCAAGCATGATGGCAGGAATGGGCGTGCCCAGGTTGGTGGTCGGAAAGATCCTGAACCATATCGAGACAGGCGTTACCAGTGTTTACGACCGCCACAGCTACGACAAGGAAAAACAGGAGGCGCTCAATGCCTGGGGCGCCCGGCTCTCCCGAATTGTAAGCGACCTGGAGTTGGTCGGGATGAAAAACGATCAGGCATAGGATGCTGACTGCGACGGTCCTCCGTCAGCAATGAGACGCCGAAATATTTCACGCCTCAATGTTGCGCATAAACGTTCAAAAGACTTGAACCATTATGTAGATCAGAGACAAGCCGAACGAAGATCACCGCACCTCTTTGGACAGCACCCGATATCTTCCCTCATTCCTGGCGGTTTGGCAGCCAAAATGACTGAGTTCAGACCACACCAGAGATTTTCGAAAAAAGGTTTCAATCAGCCGGGGAAAAAGGTTTAAGATAGCCGGGCATGTAACTTAAAATCAGCCGGACATCAAACTTAAAATCAGCCGGCTGCAGCCGATGGCGATAGCGATATGGAAACTCATAAATTATACCCCCGCTTCGCGTCAAAACGCTTGAAGGAGGCTCTTGCCGACACGCCCGTCGTTCTCATTCATGGTCCGCGCCAGTCAGGAAAGACCACGCTTGCCCGGGGATTAGGCGAACCGCTGGGATATTCCTATTTCACCTTCGACAATCCTGCCCTCACGCATGCCGCAGAGGCTGATCCGACCGGTTTTGTGGATGATCTGCCTGAGCGAGCGATCCTTGATGAGGTCCAGCGCGTTCCCGGGCTTTTCTCGGCTCTTAAGATCGCAGTCGACCGTCGACGTGTGCCGGGCAGATTCCTCCTCACCGGATCTGCCAACATTCTGCTTGTGCCGAAACTCTCGGAATCTCTCGCCGGGAGGATGGAGGTCCTTCGCATTCATCCGCTGGCGCAATGTGAGATCGCCGGTAAGGAATCCGGCTTTATCGATGGTCTTTTCGACGCATCATTCAAAATAGCAAATGTGGAGCGTCTCGGGAGATCACTCCCGGAACTCGTGGCTGCCGGTGGCTATCCCGAAGCGCTTATTCGTACAAATTCAAAAAGGCGCTCCGCATGGTATCGCGAGTATATAGACGCTTTGACGCAGCGGGATGTGCGCGAACTGGCTCGCATCCGGTCTCTCGACGTTTTGCCGCCGCTCCTGGAACGCGCCGCAGCACAATCCTCGTGCCTGTTCAACATAAACGAACTTGCATCTCCGTTCCAGTTGAGCTATCCGACCATTCGCGAATATATCACACTGCTGGAACGGGTTTTTCTGATTGAAGAACTCCGCCCTTGGCACTCCAATCGCATCAGCCGTTTGATCAAGACTCCCAAACTGCATCTGGGCGACGCTGGGCTCGCCTGCGCCCTTCTGGGCCTCGACGCGGCGGGACTTGCAAAAGACAGAGCCGCACTCGGCATGCTGCTTGAGACGTTTGCATTCCAGGAGCTTCGACGGCAGGCAAGCTGGCATGAGGATGACATCCGCTTCCATCATTTCCGCGACCGGGACGGCTTCGAGGTCGACATCGTCATGGAACGCCGGGGCCACGAGCTCGCGGGCGTCGAGGTGAAGGCCTCGGCGACCGTCACTTCGGCCGATTTCCGCGGGCTGCGCAAGCTAAAAGACGCCGCGGGCAGCCGTTTCAACGCGGGAGTGGTGCTGTACGACGGCGAAGCCATTGCAGGATTTGGCGACCGAATGTATGCCGTGCCGATCCGCTTGTTATGGGAGCTGAGATGATGGCGAAGGAGACGGAAGGAAGGTCGGCGCCCTCCTCTTGCTTTCGGAATCCTGGATCCGTTGACAACAAATCGTTTTTCACTCCGACTGGAGGTGATGATAAGATCGTGATCGAACCAGTCCGGCTAGCCTGATCAGCGAAAAGCGGTCGCTTCCCGAACCGCCTGCCGGGCCTTCTCAAATCGGGACCCAAACGGGAAGGTGGGAATGGGAGCCCCTCCAAAACTCTCGGCGAAAATTGTCGTGCTCCTGCAAGAGATTATTATCCGGGGTGCTGAGCAGATTTACGAGATTCAGAAAAACCGGGCTCCCCATTGGAACAGACTCTACCCTTACGATGGTCCGATCGTTACTTTCAGCTTGAAAGCCGGCCTGCTGCAGGTCAAGTCTTGCAGAGATCTTGACATTGCCTCTTCCCCTGAAGGCTGGAACACTCCGGCCTTGCACGAGATCGAATCCGCGCTGGACGATTTCAACCGTCATTGTCGGCATCTGGGCACGGATCCAGAAGAGGACCTTGAATTGATCAGGAAATATCTGTGTCCCACAACTCTGCGGATCCTGCGCGCGCTGGATGAGAGCTACGGCTTTTTCCCTGGAAAGGATCCGAATTTTGTTTTGATGGCTGTCCGGACCGCCGGATTGTTTTATAAGGATCAAGAAACCGGACTGGGACTCTTCGGAAAAAACGTCAGCTTCGTCGAATACTACACATCGTTGGATCTCCTCAGGGCAGGTGCCAAGGACGAGCTCAAAGGCGCACGAGATCTTGAAATGAAGGTCCAGGAGTTCCATCTCGCTCTCGCCGGGATGGAACGTGAGGCAGCGCGGAAACAGACGGTAGTCCACAACCACACCCCAAGCCGGGCAAAGGTCAAACCGGACGGAAGGCTTCCGAAGAAGGAACTGCCCAGACTTGAGGAAATGGATATCTCTGCCTATCTCGACGGCGC is from Terriglobia bacterium and encodes:
- a CDS encoding transposase, which gives rise to MLHPIHDLFRQRIYGIACGYADCNDAARLANDPVQKLLLDRDPIR
- a CDS encoding transposase yields the protein MAMLKASFAKTKIRICLDGGFANPELLDYLEMEEVEYVLGMASNARLLKRARRLMGKARIKSRTTGATEDVFGDTLYAAKKWSHRRRIIIKAEVAREDGRKPRDNPRFVIQIRKSFLASLMPIHELIGLTQTLLSRVAFRPEQSTNPALSNVNLFIIGFARFKRWRKLETILKFDLGAGRGRDAPDGSEDSRYRYSPSLGHGGHCQASGLRVCLGQTKREPPDPARQHLQPLLLVDCQSGRRCAADLPPTRGDRSHPYFD
- a CDS encoding isoprenylcysteine carboxylmethyltransferase family protein translates to MLLIFRRLEAIDPTRILIDAPSSLVALELAGSVFYVTGFLLMAWALLSLGRNYQLGGTAPRDTDEMIIAGPYRMIRHPMYAAALSISFGLTCLVQSFAFLSVFCIYLVLIFLMIPLEEEGLQQAYREKFVAYKQSTARLFPFVY
- a CDS encoding NAD(P)H-dependent oxidoreductase, producing MKVLTVYAHPNQKSFCGAILEKFTQGLQAAGHTSEVVDLYAIRFDPVFRTADFASYINEGIPKEVLERMNLKKYVLDNAGGPLKRFLASAWLRGKDDTAIAKFIHEHRPKDVVEQWEKVRQAQGLVFIAPVFWLAFPAILKGWFERVFSYGNAYALTPEGWDGHAKGRVPLLPHEKALVISTKHFGEEDYKVYWELPMSRVIDDWGLRYPGVKRVEHAYFYGVSWVDDCTRQSYLERAYKLGKNFAES
- a CDS encoding glycosyltransferase family 39 protein, giving the protein MAIVSAETSNAHESRWTSGPALVLYVAAAALALQLLTAFRYGIFRDELYYLACAEHLDWGYVDHPPLTPLLAFLERHIGGESLLSIRFLPAAAFAVTVWLAGLIARQLGGGRFAQLIAVLAILLAPTYLLFFHLMTVNAFEPPLWMAAAYIVIRVIQTGNQKLWLWFGLIAGIGIENKYGMLFFGCGIAVGLLLTRTRSAFRRPWIWAGCAIALAIWLPNLVWEFRRHWPFWNSCTMFAPADVMCSWAPWLSLLSKRFSCYQSVCRFGSQGCGGSSSDASEDQAFGAVTPHSAGRLLPYTCCSTFCTERFTI
- a CDS encoding HNH endonuclease produces the protein MNPAPLCGECERVGRLTATAVVDHIVPHKGDSRLFGDESNWQAL
- a CDS encoding HK97 family phage prohead protease; this encodes MIRSGAFAGSLASGRDILALVDHDRTRILARTRSGSLKLTEDSNGLQFELSVPATQPGRDVLALAERGDLGGMSFAFTVPRNGERWTGRKRELLAVDLHEISVVSAWPAYEGTIVVPRSATPRLNVASRYLETI
- a CDS encoding phage portal protein, whose amino-acid sequence is MKLLKRIANLLDPERRSMSSRDPVLARALGSLDMGGYLVNPRTAENLSTVLACVGAISSGIASLPAYVYRNVANGRELDDNHAIARLIASGPNQHQTWADWCEWTMASVLLRGNALSEIVTDGAGAVVGLRPVPWEWVAVQLLPNGRLVYDVSEVTSIYGGTGGTRRVLQDEVFHLRDRTDDGLIGRSRLQRAAAVVQAGLSIQTFANSLYENGANPSGVLEIAGKLSQEDFQYLVQRFRDVYSGPQHAAKVMVLDQGLTWKQVSVSPEDAEFLASRQFTVEELARLFNVPPPIIGDLQYGTFSNVETLLRWFAQNTLSPWIRKMEAEFTRSVFGASRTHRLEIDLSGLMRGDPAQRWAAWEIAVRNNILTADEVRQEEGWNPQSVQTVD
- a CDS encoding tyrosine-type recombinase/integrase, producing the protein MPIINFTVRKLDSLKPQATRVDYYDASLPGFVLRVTPSGEKVFSVLYRIGGYRRRYTLGGFPVLQLVDARERARDALELVRRGIDPVEEQKRREEAEVARRVEGFTFEFLAKKFLGEHVKKLRSAREVRRSFDRYLLPQFGKTKARELKRSAVRDYLDNMAKTRPVMANRCLAYVRKMYNWALSKDLVEVSPVSGIPRPGAERKRDRVLSEAEIKAIWKALDKERLIPAAAFRLRLLTAQRGGEVHSMRWRDIDGDWWIIPTEFSKNKLSHRVPLSPQAQKIIDQVQSATDLQDAKAGRPRSEWVFPNPANRAEHVGEMQKLVQRVRRASEVSFRAHDFRRTAASMMAGMGVPRLVVGKILNHIETGVTSVYDRHSYDKEKQEALNAWGARLSRIVSDLELVGMKNDQA
- a CDS encoding ATP-binding protein, translating into METHKLYPRFASKRLKEALADTPVVLIHGPRQSGKTTLARGLGEPLGYSYFTFDNPALTHAAEADPTGFVDDLPERAILDEVQRVPGLFSALKIAVDRRRVPGRFLLTGSANILLVPKLSESLAGRMEVLRIHPLAQCEIAGKESGFIDGLFDASFKIANVERLGRSLPELVAAGGYPEALIRTNSKRRSAWYREYIDALTQRDVRELARIRSLDVLPPLLERAAAQSSCLFNINELASPFQLSYPTIREYITLLERVFLIEELRPWHSNRISRLIKTPKLHLGDAGLACALLGLDAAGLAKDRAALGMLLETFAFQELRRQASWHEDDIRFHHFRDRDGFEVDIVMERRGHELAGVEVKASATVTSADFRGLRKLKDAAGSRFNAGVVLYDGEAIAGFGDRMYAVPIRLLWELR
- a CDS encoding helix-turn-helix domain-containing protein — its product is MGAPPKLSAKIVVLLQEIIIRGAEQIYEIQKNRAPHWNRLYPYDGPIVTFSLKAGLLQVKSCRDLDIASSPEGWNTPALHEIESALDDFNRHCRHLGTDPEEDLELIRKYLCPTTLRILRALDESYGFFPGKDPNFVLMAVRTAGLFYKDQETGLGLFGKNVSFVEYYTSLDLLRAGAKDELKGARDLEMKVQEFHLALAGMEREAARKQTVVHNHTPSRAKVKPDGRLPKKELPRLEEMDISAYLDGAPLTDRQKDCALLKWGYRLSDTDIAQRLGISRATVQEHLEAARKKIGYTQQNAKRGRGIKSTTRD